ttttgatagaaatgactttttttttttacttaaaagcTACTCAAATCAATCCAAAGGAACTCCAATATTGTGTTTGGATTGAtttaaaagttagtcaaatctatttttaactcagtttttgatttctcaaagtattttgatatatataaaaaataacttaaaaaggtaaaagaaataacttaaaataagtaaaaaactGACTTAAAGTAAGTAAGAAAGTGTTTGACAAGATTAAAAATgactttatataaatttaaaataattttaatttttaacttaaaaatctTTAACTTgactttatataaatttaaaataattttaatttttgaacttaaaaatcttttaactttttatctttaaactttaaaaaaaaaatttataagtcAATCCTAACTGTGTCAAACACAAATTAAAAGATGACGTGTCCAACATTAAAAGTGTATGCATGTATATGTTTCTTTCCATTCGAAGGGAGAAATCCTTATCGGCACCGCTCTTCCTTCCGTGACGATTACCATCCGCTTCTCTCCCAACGCTCACCCATAATTCAAATCATAAATGAAACTATAAAATTTAGAATAGAATACTCTCTTTCTCTCTATATCATTGGTGATGATTTATGGGAGAAACTCAATGGCCTTTCTAATGAATTCCTTTTGGCTTCTACTGTCAAAACATACAAATTTAATACACTATTATTGattaaaatagttttatatATAACTTGTTAAACGAATGCAACTAATTCACTTATAGTTCTCTTAATTAGATTAACTAACAATACactaattcaaaattaatggtCGGAAAATGCACAGATCTTAAGAAGGAAATCGGAAAAACGTACCAGGCGGTGTAGCCAGGGATGAAAGCGGTTTACTATTATCAGTTCCAGAGAAAGGAAGTCCATTGGTACACGCATTATTGGACGacgacgaagaagaagaagattgatCATCAGGGCAGAAACACCTAAATTCATTAGCACCAGCATCAAATCCACAACGTCCCCCAAACTTTTCACATTCCTTACAATGACTAGTATCCACTTTCCATTTCACATCAAATCCCTGTTCCAGCAACTGCTTCAAATCCCCCAAATCTCGAATTATTCCTCCAGACGGCAACTCCTTTCGACCTGGTACAACTAGACTAGCATGACATGTCCCAGCTCCCTCATCACCTCCAATTGTAAAACTATTCTTATGATTCACTCCATTAATCGGACAATTGAACGATCCGATCCAGGGCGAGCACGCGTAATTGAACGTGACATTCACTAAGCTCGAAGCGTACTCGAATGTATTGGAATTATCTATAGTCGAGTTAAATTGACAAATTCCATCTATACCTAGATCTTTTCTAGTAACTGTAATAATTTGAGCATCCAAATTAATATCCAGAACAAGGTAATTTACGTTCGAAATCTGTATTACAGTGTTTCCCTGACCGTCGCATTGAAGCTCGAATCCAGGGTAACCGCATTCCTTCGGTCGATCATTTCCCCAGAAAGGATAAGTAATTTCAGTTATATTTGCGCAGTTGAAGGACTTGCCGCAGCTGGAAAACAACTTGTTTTCGTCGGAAAAGAGAGGAGGAAGATGGATTATGATGAAGAAGAGTAGTGTGCACGCTAGGatttgaaaagagaaaaagccTTCCATTTTGAATGCCCAGAGCAAAAAAGATGTTGTGAGTAGTTAAATAGTAGCAGTATGTAATGTTAGGCCGAATTTATTAAGTCAGAATCTGAAACGATAAAAATTGTAAGTAAGATATTGATGATGACATAAACAAGAATTAGGGGACTACATTAActtcttaaataaaaataattcagattatgtattttaacaTATTGTGTTGTGTTACGacagagaaaataaaatacacaGAAAAAAACTTTACTTCTGAATTGACATTTTCATTCACGTGATTTGATcctcaaaaaagaaattgagattTTTACATTGTGcaacatatttaatttattttttgtggaaTTCTTACgtatatatgttatattataaaatatttattatttatagcaataatatctTTTCTCGCttaataattttcaatatatttataatacaattttaatatatattataaaaaataatttattattattcacatataatataagttttattgatgatatattatatatatattgcatacatgaTTCactttttaatacatattgtaGATTTAATATAGTactgctataaatggtaataaataaaaaacaattttcacatataaaaaacacaaaaatcatatttgtatgttataactatagttAGCATAATTGCGCTTatatcaaacataaatatgtatatttcgctatacatagacaaaagaaaacaaatgtaTATAAACTGTTTCCGTttcgatatacatataaaaaaatcaattgtataatctgtttgtataaaacgagaagagagaaattaaaggCAAAGGAAAAATGGGcaggaaaatatttgtattgtaaaatgataagtatataggacgaaaaaatatgtatattttggatgtgtatatacaattttctctcgctttatacaaacaacaacacaatttatacaatttcttttttgtttgtaGCGAGAGAGGCATGGTGACGAGCGAGATCTGAGAGAGTGGCGAGCAAGATCTAGCAGCGTTTGTATCAAAAGCGAGAGGCGAATGAGAGAACGAGAATGGCAGACGAGATTCACCAGGAGAGGCGAAATAACAACAATTTGCTATGATATACGATTGAATCAAACTatgattataacatttaatttgaaattatatacaattttctcataaataaaaaatattgctaaaatcagtagttatttattaaaagatacacatccaaataatttttccatattttaatttaataacatAAGTGGCATAACTATTGTTCGTTCATAAATAGCATAATTTATATACTCATATCAATTTTTAgcagatatttaaaattttaattaatatgttaGTAATATGAAAAGTAAAAGAGGTCCCATTTAGATCtgagttcatatatatatatatataaatgcttGTTTGGATAACTATATATTGTATATACGCTCATATatactattattaatattattcatttattcagtatatattaaaaaaatgaattatcccCATTATGGTATGAACCTAagtacattaatatatatgcaTACAAATTAATGTCAGTGGAACATTAATTTATGGTAtgaacttaattaaattaatgtatattcGACATATAGtaagaaaaatggaaattttaaatttttaaacattaaaaaaaagaattcaccacaaattatttttaggcATAAAAATTTGGAATATATCATTTATTTGGCTAATAAAATAGCGGGGTGGGGctgtgtttctttttttaagcTGCACCCTATTTTTTCTTCCTCGATGACTCAAAATCCACCTACGCAACGGCTGAAGGTTAGCAATATCGTCATGTCTGActataattgttattataacTACTTTGTACTAAaaattgttggattttaaaaaggtgtgaatgaaaaataaacagttattatttttataaagagttgtgacttttatgaaatgttgcgatttttatgaaaaattgtgacttgtatgaaaggtgacgatctttctgaaagattgtgaatttttcaaaggtttgtgacctttccggtaaggcacaataagaaccttttgcactaccctttgttttctataaattgagggatttcctctcattttaatatagaattcattgacttcttcttcaactactaaatctagtattctaagtgtactttactgccgttgagtggttaGCTGACACTGAggttttggtatctatactctggtgattgagatcattttatcctgggaggtcatattccaaatcaaacctcggatactagagggaaataattttggggacactgtgagttcattggacttgatctttaaaaattttccagattctggtacgtgtatgttggaatcagtaagattctttagatacatattaacatcaattgttctttaaaaaaaatatttcgtatatttttttttaaattctgattctagtttcgctactaattttaattttcaaattatgaaaatatttttaaactttattatctTACAAAAATGTTCAAAGTTTTattctaagtatgtttgaaaTATAAGATGAACAACAAAATCTGCTATGAATATTTTAACATTGCTTAGTTCCGCAATCACGTGACTTTACAAAGAAAGCTAAGGAATTACATATATAAccttgagaagaaaaaaaaagttgaattaaagcAATAAAACTCGTGCAGAAATATCAAAATTCCTCATCAAGAGTCATGAGATCCTGTAATTTTCTCTCTAAAACTTCACAACATATCTGTCCCATCATATTGTAAAATGTTTTTAGATCAGATAGCTGTTCCACCGACATTTTCCCCATTAATTTCCTTCCCAacctttctttctcttcattcATCTTTAATCTCTGCAAATAAGATGATGCATTCCTTACTGTTGCTCCCATTTGCTTTAATCTTGTCTCTTGTTGCAAACTCAATGCTGTATTTGACTGCAAACATAACATATATGATAATCATCGTTAATTGATTCGATAGAGTCAGTAAGTTCTAAATGAATATGGTATTATAGCACGTAAGTGTGAATTATTCATGTACCTCGAGGAATTCTGCTCCTACATCTAAGTCTGAAGTTTTGGATGACTGAAATGTACAGCCTTTTTCGTATAAATCTCTAGCAAGGGAAAAACTTCTAACTATAATTTTCCTCTTCTTCTCCATTTCTTGATTAAGTTTCAATGGCTTTTCGATTGTGGTTGTGCTTAACAGTTTTTTCTGGTATGCAACTACAGCCTTCACAAACTCCTGCCAAAATTACATTCACAAAGTTAATACGAAAACAGTCAAATGAACTATTCAAAATGGATCAGTTTTATCCTCTGTTACATTATTTTTCCCAGGAATATCTGGGTAATACTGATAGTccaatatatgaaaatttatcaTAGTAAAAGATCAAAATTGAGTAGGAATTGAAGTTTATAGTGGTACCTGATAAGCAAATGTACATCCAGGATAATCAAATTCATCACTATCTTCTTGTCTCATTCGTTCCGGATGAAATTGAAGTCCCATAATAAACTTACCCTCAGCAGGATTATAAGCATCTGGATCATAAAATCCTTCAATTAAACCATCAGGGGCAAATGCCATAGGAACAAATCTCTGAGCCAATTTTTTAACTCCTTGATGATGATAACTATTGACTGAAATCTCCATTTTTTCGTCTTCCAGCGAATCCTTGAACCAATGGTGCAATGGCGTTTCCTCGACAACTTGTATAACATGCCTATGACCATCATAGTTATCATAATCCATATGAACTACCCTCTGATTCTCAGGAAGGTTTTTCGATATTTCTTTTCCAATGTCTTGTATAAGAGTTCCCCCACATGCAACATTTAGTACCTGTGAACCCCTGCATATTCCCAAATAGGGAATGTTCCTTTCTAGACAGAGCTTAGCCAATCTGAGTTCAATTGTGTCTTTTTCCTTGTCAATTGCAGTATCGCTAGCGTGCAATCTCCTAATTTCTTCCAATTCTTCTACGGAGAGATCGGATAGTTCATCGTTGTACAGAGAAGGATCGATATCCTCTCCTTCACAGAGAAGAACACCATGAATTGGTTCAAAACTGTCTAATAACAAATGTACCCCAGAAACTCTGGGTACAATCACCGGAACAGCTCCATAGCTTACTATAAGATCGAGATGATATTCTcctgaaaattaatcaaaatctaaaattcagaattttacaatcttttttgataattatgtgaaagaaaaaataacgtaccaacaaaatcaacaaatttGTTCTTACGAACGGTACGTCTAGAGACGATGAGCACGCGGGGGAGAACAACCGAGAGTTCCTCGACAGCCATGGCAGCACGATaattttgctttaatttttttctttttttcaactaCTTATGAGTAGTAGTAGCTAAAATGCAAATACTAAAAGAGATGAGAATTAAAATTTAGATAGAGAGTGCTATTTAAGAGGCGAAGAATGAGACCCACAAAGTTGAATTAGTGAATGgtttagagaaaaaaaagagaggaaattgCGGGGTTTTATAGGGCGATCGCCGCGTAAGTGGTAAGATTACCATAATAATTTGTTTAGTGTGACTAGGAAAGAGAGGATGAAATAGGGTTAATCCAAATTAAAACAAGTTTATGGAGttaatgattttccttttttggttAATCATAATAGTAGATCCCACGTGGACAAATACACATCTAATGGAGGCTCTTCTAAGGCGGGTCAAAGCTGAGGAATTGCTGACCTGGATCTGCCTATATTCGGATAAAACCTTTCTCCCCAATAGGAAAAAATGGATCTAACAAATTAAGTGCAATAGTTTCTCCTTTGCTACCTTTCTTGGACGACTTAAAAAATATCTCGTTTGCTTTTACTCgttcattttcaaaaatagatttttctattttatttttaatcttaattacttattttttataattattttcaaaatctaaGATTATACATGTCTATCCTCCATAGGCTTCTAGTCAAATACTCTCA
This window of the Solanum pennellii chromosome 2, SPENNV200 genome carries:
- the LOC107010148 gene encoding LEAF RUST 10 DISEASE-RESISTANCE LOCUS RECEPTOR-LIKE PROTEIN KINASE-like 1.4, which encodes MEGFFSFQILACTLLFFIIIHLPPLFSDENKLFSSCGKSFNCANITEITYPFWGNDRPKECGYPGFELQCDGQGNTVIQISNVNYLVLDINLDAQIITVTRKDLGIDGICQFNSTIDNSNTFEYASSLVNVTFNYACSPWIGSFNCPINGVNHKNSFTIGGDEGAGTCHASLVVPGRKELPSGGIIRDLGDLKQLLEQGFDVKWKVDTSHCKECEKFGGRCGFDAGANEFRCFCPDDQSSSSSSSSNNACTNGLPFSGTDNSKPLSSLATPPGTFFRFPS
- the LOC107010646 gene encoding putative glutamine amidotransferase GAT1_2.1 → MAVEELSVVLPRVLIVSRRTVRKNKFVDFVGEYHLDLIVSYGAVPVIVPRVSGVHLLLDSFEPIHGVLLCEGEDIDPSLYNDELSDLSVEELEEIRRLHASDTAIDKEKDTIELRLAKLCLERNIPYLGICRGSQVLNVACGGTLIQDIGKEISKNLPENQRVVHMDYDNYDGHRHVIQVVEETPLHHWFKDSLEDEKMEISVNSYHHQGVKKLAQRFVPMAFAPDGLIEGFYDPDAYNPAEGKFIMGLQFHPERMRQEDSDEFDYPGCTFAYQEFVKAVVAYQKKLLSTTTIEKPLKLNQEMEKKRKIIVRSFSLARDLYEKGCTFQSSKTSDLDVGAEFLESNTALSLQQETRLKQMGATVRNASSYLQRLKMNEEKERLGRKLMGKMSVEQLSDLKTFYNMMGQICCEVLERKLQDLMTLDEEF